The uncultured Cohaesibacter sp. genome window below encodes:
- a CDS encoding histidine phosphatase family protein gives MSHKSLQEIFLMSFPSLPHRTFCMIRHGQTTANRDFIVAGETDVLLSDLGREQASQLASLEWPHETVLYVSPKTRAQDTCRLAFPGRSFEIHQDLRERNWGEFEGKLVSELPSRHAEPRDGETWETLVERVHNAITECCARTSSSTPSRLPVFVCHAGVIRAVMGLVGIGADAPSAPNAKPLFFRWTGAGHEMVEQI, from the coding sequence ATGTCCCACAAGAGCCTACAAGAGATCTTCCTGATGTCTTTCCCGTCCCTACCGCACCGTACCTTTTGCATGATCCGTCATGGGCAGACCACTGCCAACCGCGATTTCATCGTTGCCGGTGAAACCGACGTGCTTCTCTCCGATCTGGGCAGAGAACAGGCAAGCCAACTCGCCAGCCTTGAATGGCCGCACGAAACCGTGCTTTACGTCAGCCCCAAGACACGGGCCCAGGATACCTGCCGTCTGGCTTTCCCCGGTCGCAGTTTCGAAATTCATCAGGATCTGCGTGAACGAAACTGGGGTGAGTTCGAAGGCAAGCTCGTCAGCGAGCTGCCGTCTCGCCACGCCGAACCAAGGGACGGCGAAACGTGGGAGACGCTGGTTGAGCGGGTTCACAACGCAATCACCGAATGCTGCGCCAGAACGTCCTCCAGCACGCCCTCGAGACTGCCCGTCTTCGTCTGCCATGCCGGTGTGATCCGTGCCGTCATGGGGCTGGTCGGGATCGGTGCGGATGCGCCATCCGCTCCCAATGCCAAGCCGCTGTTTTTCCGCTGGACCGGTGCGGGCCATGAAATGGTCGAGCAGATCTAG
- a CDS encoding MFS transporter: MSRSLFSIASLLLGSAFLFFAGGLTGMLLPVRGGIEGFSSFNLGLLGTGWAVGYVSGCLMVPQIVTRAGHIRAFSVMAAMACISVLMSSLLVFPYAWIILRALAGFAFAGAAMIVEGWLVERSDPKSRGMIFGTYTMVNLFASTAGQMVIAIGTPETFQLFTVASIFYVIALLPTALTKSQAPAPLARAQLNIARLWKNSPVAVIAVLLTGISNGSFGTLAAVYGRDIGLSVSGVAFFVSASILAGAAAQIPIGFLSDLIDRRLVVILIALVAIGSDSMFVTHAPSTTELAIIYSAIFGAAVYSFYPVLVAHANDHADPSEGLQTSSGLLLLMGCGTMIGPLLGGVLMSIQGPGGLFVSTTIAHIGILLFTIWRLTQRVAVDTEDKGQFVPISPMRTRTPQTIVFADGELMEGKEARGTASSDE, from the coding sequence GTGTCTCGCAGCCTGTTTTCCATCGCTTCCCTCCTGCTCGGATCCGCATTCCTGTTCTTTGCCGGAGGCCTTACCGGGATGCTGTTGCCGGTACGAGGTGGGATCGAAGGCTTTTCGAGCTTCAATCTCGGCCTCTTGGGGACCGGTTGGGCCGTCGGTTATGTTTCCGGCTGCCTGATGGTGCCGCAGATCGTGACACGGGCGGGGCATATCCGCGCCTTCAGCGTGATGGCCGCGATGGCCTGTATATCGGTGCTGATGTCGTCGCTGCTGGTCTTTCCCTATGCCTGGATCATTCTGAGGGCACTGGCCGGTTTCGCCTTTGCCGGTGCCGCGATGATTGTCGAGGGATGGCTGGTCGAGCGTTCCGACCCCAAGAGCCGCGGCATGATTTTCGGCACCTACACCATGGTCAACCTGTTTGCCAGCACGGCAGGCCAGATGGTGATTGCCATTGGCACACCGGAAACATTCCAGCTGTTCACTGTCGCCTCGATCTTCTACGTCATCGCCCTGTTGCCAACCGCGCTCACCAAATCGCAGGCCCCTGCCCCTCTGGCGCGGGCACAGCTCAACATTGCGCGACTCTGGAAAAATTCACCCGTAGCCGTGATTGCCGTGCTGCTGACCGGCATTTCAAACGGCAGTTTCGGAACGCTGGCGGCGGTTTATGGGCGTGACATCGGCCTTTCCGTTTCCGGCGTTGCGTTCTTTGTCAGCGCCTCGATTCTGGCCGGTGCAGCCGCCCAGATCCCCATCGGTTTTCTCTCCGATCTCATCGACCGCCGACTGGTCGTCATCCTGATCGCGCTTGTTGCCATCGGTTCGGACAGCATGTTCGTCACCCATGCTCCCAGCACGACAGAGCTTGCCATCATTTACTCGGCCATCTTCGGGGCTGCGGTCTACTCCTTCTACCCGGTGCTTGTGGCACACGCCAACGACCATGCGGACCCGTCCGAGGGTTTGCAGACCAGTAGCGGCCTGTTGCTGCTGATGGGGTGCGGCACCATGATAGGTCCTCTGCTCGGCGGTGTGCTGATGTCGATTCAGGGACCTGGCGGGCTGTTTGTATCGACAACCATCGCCCATATTGGCATCCTGCTGTTCACCATCTGGCGCCTGACGCAGCGCGTCGCTGTGGATACCGAGGACAAGGGGCAGTTCGTTCCCATTTCGCCGATGCGCACCCGGACGCCCCAGACCATCGTCTTTGCCGATGGCGAGTTGATGGAAGGCAAGGAAGCTCGGGGCACGGCCAGTTCCGACGAATAG
- a CDS encoding efflux RND transporter periplasmic adaptor subunit — protein sequence MPHSSRNHILAVAMGLAFGLSLAPSSSMAQGAQRPPAMVTTMEIKPETVTISEELPGRVSAFRTADIRPQVGGILEKRLFDQGIDVKEGQPLFQIAAETYKAQVENAQAALTSAEAALDLANIQLDRSRQLFEKESASQQTLDSAQAEAKSAEAAVAAAKATLRAQQINLDFTTVRSPIPGRIGAALVSEGSLVSANQTQPLATVQQIDKVYVDLRRSALDLLKMQNMANLAPEASAIEILGIDGRAYPQKAKPLFTDLSVDASTGDVTMRVLVDNPDQSLLPGMFVRALVPRQIVENALLVPQQAVIRDVTGGARLVVVDAEGKAHFHDVVLGELVNRSYLVTEGLEPNANVVIRGQTRVSQDGDQVHATPAGQQPKQ from the coding sequence ATGCCCCATTCTTCCAGAAACCATATTCTAGCCGTTGCGATGGGACTTGCGTTTGGTCTCTCTCTGGCTCCATCCTCCAGCATGGCACAGGGTGCCCAGCGTCCACCTGCGATGGTGACGACCATGGAAATCAAGCCTGAGACAGTCACCATCAGCGAAGAGCTGCCTGGTCGCGTTTCCGCCTTCCGTACCGCGGACATCCGCCCTCAGGTCGGCGGCATCCTGGAAAAGCGCCTGTTTGATCAGGGTATCGACGTCAAGGAAGGCCAGCCGCTGTTCCAGATTGCGGCCGAAACCTACAAAGCGCAGGTGGAAAATGCCCAGGCGGCGCTGACCAGTGCGGAAGCGGCCCTCGATCTGGCCAATATCCAACTGGACCGTAGCCGGCAGCTGTTCGAGAAAGAGTCAGCCAGCCAGCAGACCCTGGACAGCGCACAGGCGGAAGCCAAGAGCGCCGAGGCCGCGGTAGCCGCAGCCAAGGCGACCCTGCGCGCGCAGCAGATCAATCTCGATTTCACCACGGTGCGGTCCCCGATCCCGGGACGCATCGGCGCGGCTCTTGTCAGTGAGGGCTCACTGGTGTCAGCCAATCAGACCCAGCCTCTGGCAACCGTTCAGCAGATCGACAAGGTCTATGTCGACCTGCGCCGCTCTGCCCTTGATCTCCTGAAGATGCAGAACATGGCCAATCTCGCTCCGGAAGCGTCGGCCATCGAGATTCTCGGGATCGACGGCAGAGCCTATCCGCAAAAGGCAAAGCCGCTGTTCACCGACCTCAGCGTTGACGCATCGACCGGCGACGTGACCATGCGTGTGCTGGTAGACAATCCCGATCAGAGCCTGTTGCCGGGTATGTTCGTGCGGGCACTGGTCCCGCGCCAGATCGTCGAGAACGCCCTGCTGGTTCCGCAGCAGGCGGTCATTCGCGATGTGACGGGCGGTGCCCGCCTGGTTGTGGTCGACGCGGAAGGCAAGGCCCATTTCCACGATGTGGTGCTGGGTGAGCTGGTCAACCGGAGCTATCTCGTCACCGAGGGCCTCGAGCCGAACGCCAATGTTGTCATTCGCGGTCAGACACGGGTCAGCCAGGATGGCGATCAGGTCCATGCGACCCCTGCGGGACAACAGCCCAAACAGTAA
- a CDS encoding extracellular solute-binding protein: MNGMLQSIKDNGAIVAGANAAALNPVLQGSKAAVFAAVDYITLGAKAKGESVDIVFPESGTVVAPRPMMILKSSKNQDDAKAFIDYVLSEEGQKAVAKVYLMPSRTDIKVDRPLIGDLKLLSGEGAPARDAVLDGFKAIFN; the protein is encoded by the coding sequence ATGAACGGCATGCTGCAGAGCATCAAGGACAATGGCGCGATTGTTGCCGGCGCCAACGCCGCAGCCCTCAACCCGGTTCTGCAGGGTTCCAAGGCCGCAGTCTTCGCAGCCGTCGATTACATCACGCTTGGAGCAAAGGCCAAGGGCGAAAGCGTCGACATCGTATTCCCGGAAAGCGGCACAGTGGTCGCTCCGCGTCCGATGATGATCCTCAAATCCTCCAAAAATCAGGACGACGCCAAGGCTTTCATCGACTATGTGCTCTCCGAGGAAGGCCAGAAGGCGGTTGCCAAGGTCTATCTGATGCCATCGCGCACCGACATCAAGGTTGACCGTCCGCTGATCGGCGATCTGAAACTGCTGTCCGGCGAAGGCGCTCCGGCACGCGATGCGGTTCTTGACGGCTTCAAGGCCATCTTCAACTGA
- a CDS encoding TetR family transcriptional regulator: MSYLPKEQRRSEIIEAAIDVIQHQGLAAATVRNVAKVTSSSPGQIHHHFDSADALRAEAFLCLWQRMKNEFVSQIKTTSPIETLIANLGGCANAEIKEDFARLYKDLMEASRMSATMQSVLIQIMNNSKTKHAELLKAAQEAGELHKDADVEQVAMSVLALSFGFGFMKDIGFTTVDVHEIVRQQINLVNRALSCPKGTNQTV, translated from the coding sequence ATGTCCTATCTACCGAAAGAGCAAAGACGCTCTGAAATCATTGAGGCAGCCATTGATGTCATTCAACATCAGGGGCTTGCTGCGGCAACAGTCAGAAATGTGGCAAAGGTCACGTCCTCGTCTCCGGGGCAGATCCACCACCATTTTGACTCCGCTGACGCCTTGCGCGCAGAGGCATTTCTGTGTTTGTGGCAGCGTATGAAGAACGAGTTTGTCAGTCAAATCAAAACAACGTCACCAATCGAGACGCTGATTGCCAATCTCGGCGGCTGTGCGAACGCCGAAATCAAGGAAGATTTCGCCCGTCTCTACAAAGACCTCATGGAAGCCTCCCGGATGAGTGCGACCATGCAGTCGGTTCTCATCCAGATCATGAACAACAGCAAGACCAAACACGCCGAGTTGCTGAAGGCCGCGCAAGAGGCCGGGGAGCTTCACAAGGACGCGGATGTCGAACAGGTCGCCATGTCGGTTCTGGCGCTGTCCTTCGGATTCGGTTTCATGAAGGATATCGGGTTCACCACTGTTGATGTGCATGAAATCGTCCGTCAGCAGATCAATCTGGTCAATCGCGCGCTCTCCTGCCCCAAAGGCACCAATCAAACGGTCTGA
- a CDS encoding extracellular solute-binding protein, with amino-acid sequence MRSTIFAFALGLLASTAAQADVTVYSAGPGSLINDLAKGFTAKTGIKANVFQATTGKVMARLEAESSNPVADVVISASWGTATSFAAKGLLLPYTSANAETVPDFLKTDTAVAQGVAGICIAYNTKSGLPVPKDWADLAKPEYKDMVTLPDAAASGAPIRWLKPLPQMT; translated from the coding sequence ATGCGTTCTACCATTTTTGCTTTTGCCCTCGGCCTTCTGGCCTCGACCGCCGCTCAGGCTGACGTTACCGTCTATTCCGCCGGTCCGGGATCCCTCATCAACGATCTGGCCAAGGGCTTCACCGCCAAGACCGGCATCAAGGCCAATGTCTTTCAGGCAACCACCGGCAAGGTCATGGCACGTCTGGAAGCCGAAAGCTCCAACCCGGTTGCCGACGTGGTGATTTCCGCGTCCTGGGGCACAGCCACGTCTTTCGCTGCCAAGGGTCTGTTGCTGCCCTATACCAGTGCGAATGCCGAGACCGTTCCTGATTTCCTCAAGACCGACACCGCCGTTGCCCAGGGTGTTGCCGGCATCTGCATTGCCTATAACACCAAGTCCGGTCTGCCTGTGCCCAAGGACTGGGCCGATCTTGCCAAACCGGAATACAAGGACATGGTCACCCTGCCGGACGCAGCCGCTTCCGGTGCACCTATTCGCTGGTTGAAGCCTTTGCCGCAAATGACATGA
- a CDS encoding multidrug efflux RND transporter permease subunit, whose protein sequence is MPSFFIDRPVFAWVIAIFIMLGGLLTLSLLPVTRYPDIAPPSVSIRATYPGASPEVVNDSVVSIIEPELSGVKHLLYFESTANSSGSATITATFESGTDPELAQVDVQNKIKSIEPRLPEAVQRTGLTIESSSSGFLMVIALTSPDGTLTALDLGDYMERNLIQPLNRVAGVGRVQSFVSKKAMRVWIDPHKLLSYSLSVSDVTSAIAAQNVQISPGRVGAEPTVEGQRVGIPLTVEGQLSTPEEFENIVLKSDLDGSKLTLGDVARVEVGAQTYAFVSRINGSASAAAAIQLAPGANAMRVSQAVQDRMADLATAMPKGMSWSVPYDTSPFVAISIEKVVHTLIEAMVLVFLVMLLFLQKIRYTLIPAIVAPIALAGTLVVMYVSGFSINVLTMFGMVLAIGIIVDDAIVVVENVERIMATEGLSPKDATRKAMKQITSAVIGITLVLTAVFIPMGMSSGAVGEIYRQFTMSMAVSILFSAFLALSMTPALCATLLKPIDPDHHASKGGFFGWFNRGLDGITNVYVRIVAVFARRIAVMVVLYAAIVAGLGYSFIKLPTSFLPVEDQGSFITLYSLPSEATQERTKEIVEMYENHAKSRPATKDVFAVVGFSFSGMGSNTALSFTTLKDWSERESAAADEANMANRTMFAAPEGQIYSILPPSIPSLGTSSGFAMRLQDRAGLGNEALVNARNQLLGMAAQSPLLMGVRPDGLPQGASIRLEIDRQKAEFLGVPFASIASTLSSAMGSSYVNDYSYQGQLRRVTVQADAPFRMQIEDVLKLNLPSSTGAMVELSEVVKPIWEQSPLQLVRYNGLPSERISGSAAPGVSAGEAMAEMERLAGQLPEGFGIEWTGQSLQEKNTNAQTPMLLALSMLVVFLVLAALYESWSIPFSVLLVIPLGVIGAVLSVYVRGLENDVFFKVGLITIIGLSAKNAILIVEFARALHDEGRSLMDSVTEAARLRMRPILMTSLAFTLGVVPLMLSSGASAETQHAIGTGVFGGMITATFLGLLFVPAFFVVVVGIANLLKGKKHQDKASA, encoded by the coding sequence ATGCCAAGTTTCTTCATCGACAGACCCGTGTTTGCATGGGTCATAGCGATCTTTATCATGCTCGGAGGGCTGCTGACCCTCTCGCTGCTGCCGGTCACGCGCTATCCGGATATTGCGCCGCCAAGCGTGTCAATTCGCGCCACCTATCCCGGCGCTTCGCCGGAAGTGGTCAATGACAGCGTGGTCAGCATCATCGAGCCGGAATTGTCGGGCGTAAAGCATCTGCTTTACTTCGAATCCACCGCCAACTCTTCAGGCTCGGCCACCATCACCGCAACGTTCGAATCCGGTACCGATCCGGAACTGGCTCAGGTCGACGTCCAGAACAAGATCAAATCGATCGAGCCGCGTCTTCCCGAAGCGGTTCAGCGTACGGGCCTGACGATCGAATCCTCCTCGTCCGGCTTCCTGATGGTCATCGCCCTGACCTCACCGGACGGCACCCTGACAGCCCTTGATCTGGGCGACTATATGGAACGCAACCTGATCCAGCCGCTCAACCGCGTGGCGGGCGTCGGCCGCGTGCAGTCGTTCGTCTCCAAGAAGGCGATGCGCGTCTGGATCGACCCGCACAAACTGTTGTCCTATTCCCTGTCGGTGTCTGACGTGACCAGTGCCATTGCGGCCCAGAACGTCCAGATCTCTCCGGGTCGCGTTGGTGCAGAGCCAACCGTCGAAGGCCAGAGAGTGGGCATTCCGCTTACCGTTGAAGGCCAGCTCAGCACGCCCGAAGAGTTCGAGAACATCGTGCTCAAGTCCGATCTGGACGGCTCGAAGCTGACCCTTGGCGATGTTGCCCGCGTCGAAGTGGGGGCCCAGACCTATGCCTTCGTTTCCCGCATCAACGGATCGGCTTCTGCTGCTGCGGCCATCCAGCTTGCTCCGGGCGCCAATGCCATGCGGGTATCCCAGGCGGTTCAGGACCGGATGGCAGACCTTGCCACGGCGATGCCAAAGGGCATGAGCTGGTCGGTGCCCTATGACACCTCGCCATTTGTTGCCATCTCCATCGAGAAAGTGGTGCATACGCTGATCGAGGCCATGGTGCTGGTGTTCCTGGTGATGCTGCTGTTCCTGCAGAAGATCCGGTACACCCTTATCCCGGCCATTGTCGCCCCCATCGCTCTGGCCGGTACGCTGGTCGTCATGTATGTCTCGGGCTTTTCAATCAACGTGCTGACCATGTTCGGCATGGTGCTGGCGATCGGTATCATCGTGGATGACGCCATCGTGGTGGTCGAGAACGTCGAGCGTATCATGGCAACCGAGGGCCTTTCGCCCAAGGATGCGACACGCAAGGCGATGAAGCAGATCACCAGTGCCGTGATCGGCATCACGCTGGTGCTGACAGCCGTGTTCATTCCCATGGGCATGTCGTCGGGAGCGGTGGGCGAAATCTATCGCCAGTTCACCATGTCCATGGCGGTATCGATCCTGTTCTCGGCTTTCCTTGCCCTGTCGATGACCCCGGCCCTCTGCGCAACACTGCTCAAGCCTATCGATCCGGATCACCATGCCTCCAAGGGCGGGTTCTTCGGCTGGTTCAACCGCGGCCTTGACGGCATTACCAATGTCTATGTGCGGATCGTGGCGGTTTTTGCCCGCCGGATCGCAGTGATGGTCGTGCTCTATGCGGCAATCGTCGCCGGGCTTGGCTACAGCTTCATCAAGCTGCCGACCTCGTTCCTGCCGGTGGAAGATCAGGGCTCCTTCATCACCCTGTACAGTCTGCCGTCGGAAGCGACCCAGGAGCGCACCAAGGAAATCGTCGAGATGTACGAAAACCACGCAAAATCGCGTCCTGCAACAAAGGACGTGTTTGCTGTGGTTGGCTTCAGCTTCAGCGGTATGGGCTCCAACACGGCCCTGTCCTTTACCACCCTGAAAGACTGGAGCGAGCGAGAGTCCGCAGCGGCAGACGAGGCCAACATGGCAAACCGGACGATGTTTGCTGCACCGGAAGGCCAGATCTACAGCATTCTTCCGCCGTCCATCCCGTCTCTTGGCACATCATCCGGCTTTGCCATGCGTCTTCAGGACCGGGCAGGCCTTGGCAATGAAGCTCTGGTCAATGCCAGAAACCAGTTGCTTGGCATGGCGGCGCAAAGCCCGCTGCTGATGGGCGTCCGTCCGGACGGCCTGCCACAGGGTGCCAGCATCCGGCTCGAGATCGACCGTCAGAAGGCCGAATTCCTTGGCGTGCCGTTCGCTTCCATTGCCTCCACCCTGTCTTCGGCGATGGGCTCAAGCTATGTCAACGACTATAGCTATCAGGGCCAGTTGCGCCGGGTGACCGTGCAGGCTGATGCGCCTTTCCGCATGCAGATCGAAGACGTTCTGAAACTCAATCTGCCAAGCTCCACCGGAGCAATGGTCGAGCTGTCGGAAGTCGTCAAGCCGATCTGGGAACAAAGCCCGCTGCAGCTGGTGCGCTATAACGGCCTGCCATCCGAACGCATCAGCGGCAGCGCCGCACCGGGCGTTTCTGCCGGTGAGGCCATGGCCGAGATGGAACGGCTTGCCGGCCAGTTGCCGGAAGGCTTCGGCATCGAGTGGACCGGCCAGTCGCTGCAGGAGAAAAACACCAACGCCCAGACGCCAATGCTTCTGGCCTTGTCCATGCTGGTGGTGTTCCTCGTGCTGGCCGCCCTTTACGAGAGCTGGTCGATCCCGTTCTCGGTGCTGCTGGTCATTCCGCTTGGTGTGATCGGGGCGGTGCTGTCGGTCTATGTCCGTGGCCTTGAGAATGACGTGTTCTTCAAGGTCGGTCTGATCACCATCATCGGCCTTTCAGCCAAGAACGCCATTCTGATCGTGGAGTTTGCCCGCGCCCTGCATGACGAGGGACGCAGCCTGATGGATTCAGTCACAGAAGCAGCCCGCCTGCGCATGCGACCGATCCTGATGACGTCGCTCGCCTTCACGCTTGGCGTCGTACCACTGATGCTGTCCAGTGGTGCCAGTGCCGAAACCCAGCACGCCATCGGTACCGGTGTGTTCGGCGGCATGATCACGGCGACCTTCCTTGGCCTCCTGTTCGTGCCAGCCTTCTTCGTCGTTGTGGTCGGCATCGCCAACCTGTTGAAGGGCAAGAAGCATCAGGACAAGGCATCGGCCTGA
- a CDS encoding ABC transporter ATP-binding protein: MTASSAPALSLHAIAMSYGQDRVLDGINVSLKGGEVLGLLGPSGCGKTTLLRLISGLLLPNEGEIEIAGRLVAAPARGIALPPEARGLGMVFQDYALWPHLSVARNVAFPLEMQKLSRAECESRVKRALDRVGLGAMADRRPSDLSGGQQQRVAIARAIVAEPPLVLFDEPLSNLDRELRETMVEELSDLVSELNLSAVYVTHDHAEALTLADHVAVMRGGGIEQLASPDALVRDPATAAVADFLRLGSLLPACRGTDGWLIENSTIALPEGPRADERAHLLLPERAIRLGSEGPATLKAEVLRAQTRSTGRALTLRIAGTDHLIRLVSSISVKAGDILDISYSPNELRWFPAVA, from the coding sequence ATGACCGCATCTTCCGCTCCCGCCCTTTCCCTTCACGCCATTGCCATGAGTTACGGACAGGACAGGGTCCTCGACGGGATCAACGTTTCCCTCAAGGGGGGTGAAGTGCTGGGCCTTCTCGGCCCGTCGGGCTGTGGCAAGACCACACTGCTGCGGCTGATCTCCGGGCTGTTGCTCCCCAACGAGGGCGAAATCGAAATCGCCGGTCGGCTGGTCGCAGCGCCCGCCAGAGGCATTGCCCTGCCACCGGAAGCACGCGGCTTGGGCATGGTCTTTCAGGATTACGCCCTCTGGCCACACCTTTCAGTCGCCAGGAACGTGGCCTTTCCGCTGGAAATGCAAAAGCTCTCTCGGGCTGAATGCGAAAGCCGGGTGAAGAGGGCTCTTGATCGGGTTGGCCTTGGTGCCATGGCGGATCGTCGCCCGTCCGATCTTTCAGGCGGCCAGCAGCAGCGCGTGGCGATTGCCCGGGCGATCGTTGCCGAGCCGCCGCTTGTGCTGTTTGACGAGCCGCTCTCCAACCTTGACCGCGAATTGCGCGAGACAATGGTCGAGGAACTGAGCGATCTGGTATCCGAGCTCAATCTCAGCGCCGTCTATGTCACCCATGATCATGCCGAGGCGCTGACGCTGGCCGATCATGTGGCCGTCATGCGTGGCGGCGGTATCGAGCAGCTCGCTTCGCCCGATGCGCTCGTGCGCGATCCGGCGACCGCCGCCGTTGCCGATTTCCTGCGCCTTGGCAGCCTTTTGCCCGCCTGTCGTGGTACTGACGGCTGGCTCATTGAGAATTCCACCATTGCCTTGCCCGAGGGGCCTAGGGCTGACGAAAGAGCCCATCTGCTTCTGCCCGAGCGTGCCATCCGTCTCGGGTCCGAGGGACCTGCAACGCTGAAGGCCGAAGTACTCCGCGCCCAGACGCGCAGCACCGGACGCGCCCTCACCTTGCGCATTGCCGGGACCGATCACCTCATCCGCCTTGTCAGCTCCATCAGCGTCAAGGCCGGAGACATACTCGACATTTCCTATTCACCAAATGAGCTGCGCTGGTTCCCAGCCGTGGCGTAA
- a CDS encoding metallophosphoesterase, protein MASPILSKARNLMADPLARPRLVLDEQPADVYAIGDIHGCVSLLLQLEGMIIEEARRRTTPTLIVYVGDLVDRGPDSRAVIEHCLSSTLPDNVERLVLCGNHDLTFSEFLLEPSLTSPWINWGGAATLASYGVDLEDFVAAGLPEGVLSAWLSDRIPLEHMAFLAHLPTVLSMPSAHIVHAGLRHHATLEEQTERDLMWSRELFLVDEPASDRWIVHGHTPFETPEIGPGRIGIDTGAVYGGALTAVHMQAETYRFISVPAKG, encoded by the coding sequence ATGGCATCCCCGATACTCTCAAAGGCCCGCAACCTGATGGCGGATCCGCTGGCCCGACCACGTCTGGTGCTGGATGAGCAGCCTGCCGATGTCTATGCAATTGGTGACATTCACGGCTGTGTTTCTCTGCTATTGCAGCTGGAGGGAATGATCATCGAAGAGGCAAGGCGCCGTACCACACCGACCCTGATCGTCTATGTCGGGGATCTGGTGGACCGGGGGCCGGATTCCCGTGCAGTGATCGAACACTGCCTCTCGTCTACCTTGCCGGACAATGTCGAGCGTCTGGTGCTGTGCGGCAATCATGATCTGACTTTCAGTGAATTCCTGCTGGAGCCATCGCTCACGAGTCCGTGGATCAATTGGGGCGGCGCTGCCACCCTTGCGTCCTACGGCGTCGATCTGGAGGATTTCGTGGCAGCCGGGTTGCCCGAGGGCGTGCTGTCTGCATGGTTGTCCGACCGGATCCCGCTTGAGCACATGGCATTTCTGGCCCATCTGCCAACGGTCCTGAGCATGCCGTCAGCCCATATTGTCCATGCGGGCCTGCGCCATCATGCCACGCTGGAAGAGCAGACAGAGCGGGATCTGATGTGGAGCCGCGAGCTGTTTCTGGTGGATGAGCCTGCGTCCGATCGCTGGATTGTACACGGGCATACGCCCTTTGAAACGCCCGAAATCGGGCCGGGGCGGATCGGCATCGATACCGGTGCTGTCTACGGCGGTGCGTTGACCGCCGTTCATATGCAGGCAGAAACCTATCGTTTCATAAGCGTTCCGGCCAAGGGCTAG